gggacattgcattgacttacattcatttcctggagacttactctaaccataaccacaattactactggcctaatcctaatcctaatcctaatcctaatcctaatcctaatcctaaccctaaccctaaccctaatctcaatctcaatctcagcctaaccttaaaacataccttcaccttaaaatgtagtaatttacgttatggggacttgctttttgtccccacaaggaagacaagtccccataatgtgactgtgtaaacaggtttaggtccccacaacattagtaacacctggacacacaccactcactcactcactcacacacacacacacacacacacacacacacacaccacacacacacacatcacatcacacacacacacacacacactccactcactcactcactcacacacacacacacacacacacacacacacacacacacacacacacacacacacacacacacactcactcactcactcactctcacccaccaccaccactcactctcactcactcacactcacacacacacacacacacacacacacacacacacacacacagaatattcAATCATAATTAACATGCTAGTATTTCAACAATAATGTGCTCTCATTTAACCTCAGGTGAAGTCAGGTCGCACTAGAGCGTTCATTATCACTGTCACAGGATTGTTCCTGTTGGGATCATGAATACATGAAGCAACATTCATGTCATTACAGCTGACATTCTGCCCTCACGTTGCTCTGAAAGTGAACGGTGATGTTGGCAGGTGCGTCATCGACAGCCTCTACCAgcaatcatgttttattttaatatccCGATGAGTGATGGCACTCTCTGCTGAATGTAGGTCAGCACCAATATCACTGAGACCAAAGAGCAGGAACAACTTTGACCTTAGACCTTCAGCTCACACGACCGTTAGCCTCACCCAAACACCAGCGTCAAGGtgaaaaaccaacacaaaacaTGTCACTGACTGTGTGGATGTATGAGGTGCTGACACATATCAAGAGAACCAGAACCTGGAGAAACTCTACACCACTTTAAGATTCACTATCTTATGAAGACAGTTCCACTCACTCAGCTCCACTGTGCAGTCAAGTTCGTCCACACCacactcaaagtcaaaccatgtctttatagtctagtctttgctttgtgcactgggacacagtcatggtGGAACAGAAAAGGACCTTCCTCAAagtttgtccaaaatgtctgaAGCGTTCACTTGGCCATTGCAGCAGAGATGGGTTTGGAGAAGAAGTTGGACGTCCCGGTCTACGAGCTGTCTCTGATCCGAGGAATGTGGGAAACACGGGCGAAGAAatacagacagaaacaaaagaaggAGCAAGAAAGGATTGAGAAGAGCGCCCTGGCCAGGTCAGTGTGGTTACCACGTCCATCTTGagatgagtttgttttttataaaccCAGGTCAGAGAGGTCACGTGATCAACGATGTGTGTGATATGTAATCAGTACGATGCTGTGACGTCTGTCCATGTAGGATCGACCAGGAGTGGCAGTACCGCATATACTGTAAGACTCTGAGTAGTAAAGAACGCAACCTGCTGCACCAGTACCTGGAGAGATCTACACTGACTAATAAACAGCTGTGCACAAGTGAATACATCACAGGTAAATACAGGTGTGCACAGGTAAATACAGGTaaatacaggtgtaaatacaggTGTGCACATCACAGGTGTGCACAGGTAAATATAGGTGTGCACAGGTAAATAGCAGGCACATGTAAATACAGGTGTGCACAGGTAAATACAGGTGTGCACAGGTAAATACAGGTGCACACAGGTAAATACAGGTAAATACAGGTAAATACAGGTACAGGTAAATACAGGTACAGGTATACAGGTAAATAAACAGGTACAGGTATACAAGGTAAATACAGGTTACAAACACAGATTAATGTTCTGCTGAATGctagtattttttttctgtctctatggttgttgtgttgttgttgtggtgtttgtTGCCGACTGTTACCTGTTGATGTTCGTGACGCTACCACTTATTCGTCAgaaccagagcagcagcagaaccacaACGTCCAGCAGGATCATCAGGATAATCAGGATCAGGGCAAACTCCACTTTCAGCTGGAGGGAGATCATTGGACGGTGAGATGGTTCCTGGTGGttctggaggaaaaaagaggtCAGAACATCTGTGATAACACACTAGTGTTTTTCAGGACTTTCCCAAGGAGCTGCAGTGGATGACGTACCTGAAGGAGTGGCATGTCAGAGGTACAAAGATCCGGCATCTGCCTGAATACCTGGCTCTGTTCACCCAGCTCACTGTGCTCGACATGCCCAAAAATGCCATCGCTCAGCTGCCGCCTGAGATTGGTGAGGCTGGATTTAAAAATCCATAATCCAGCTCCTCTGAATAAATGACATCTGGTTATTTCGATGTTGTTTCTAATCCCATCTCAAGTTTTCTGGCATTAGCAGTTTGTCTTTGACCTATAGAGTGTATCTGTGAATGCTGCAGACAATTGTCACCTGTCCCCTCAGGTAAACTGACCGGCTTAAAGGAGTTAAATGTCAGCTACAACCGTCTGTTCAAAGTTCCTCCAGAGCTTGGAAACTGTGAGAATCTGGAGAGACTTGAACTGGCAGGAAACTTCAACCTGTCGGAGCTGCCATTTGAGGTGAAACACCGAGGGGATTGATTACCATCCTCTGCTTTAAGTCCAAAATGATGCTAGGCTGACAAATACCAAATATCATCAAACAGAGGTCGCATAAGGTCACATCACTACTCTACTGTACTTTTATCTAGGTAATATTTGTTTCCTGGCTTGTTGTCAGGCTGAATGTTGCATGATTAAAGAAAGACACGTTTTCTGTACTTGTCAGTGACATgtcagtggaaaaataaaaaagtgattgTTAAAAATGACAGCTTTGGAGACGAGATGTTAATCTTGCGTTTGCTGTATGATGTTATGGCCCCAGTGATGTCACCCTGCGACTTGTGTCTGCAGCTGAGCAGCTTGAAGCGACTGACTCACCTGGACATCGCAGAGAACCGCTTCGTGTCGATCCCCATCTGTGCTCTGAGGATGAGCagcctgcagcagctggacCTGAGCAACAACAGTCTGACCGACCTGCCGCAGGACATGGACAGGTAACTGTTGTTAATCCATCATCTGATCTGCCCCGGCTGATATCTGAAGCAATCCTCCTTAAAGACCATTTGAACTATGTCATACTTGCATCCTGTCTTGTCTTCATCCATTTATCCGGCGCTGGTTGACAGTTTCAGCAGGGACTCCTAGATACTCATGCTCCTCTCCGAGGCCACTTCCACTGACTCCTCAGAGGGGATTACTGAGGCAGCCAAGATGTAATCCCTCCAGCTTGTCTTGGGTCTGCCCCAGGGTTTCCTTCCAGATGGGGCATCCTCCCCTGACCAGATACTCAAAACACCTCAGCTGACTCTTCttgatgtggaggaggagcagttTCACTTTGAGCCCAGACCTCTACCTCGGGTCTGAGCATAGGTatctcagctgctgctctgagtcacctctgtgtgtttatctCAGGTTGGAGCAGCTCGTCACACTGTTCGTTCACAAGAACCAGCTGTCTTACCTCCCTCACTGTCTCACCAACATCTCTACGCTCAAGATGATCGTGGTCAGTGGCGACGAGCTCACCTGCATCCCGACCAAACTGTGCAGAAACCCCGAAATCAAGTAACAACCCGCTCCTCCTACACCACACCTTACCTGACGCTCATTGATGTTCAATGTAATCTACACACAGAGATTAAATTCATGACAGGtgacttttgtttctgttgtcgGCGTGCAGATTCATCCGACTGTGCGACAACAGGGCAAactcagagaagaagaagaagaaggagaagagcaagagaaggaggtggagagcgcctgcagaggaggaggaggtgaaggacagTCGAGAGAAAGAGTGCATACAGGCGTACATCGACACGCTGACGGACAGAGGTGAGACTCCGCCTTAACTTAGccttcatgatgatgatgatgacgatggtgatgaaggatgaaggtgaagatgatggtgataatgatggtgatgaagatgatgaagatcatcttcatcaccatcaccatgatgatcatggtgatgatgatgatggtgatgatgatgatggtggaggtaaagatgatgtgatgatggtgatgatgatgaaggtaaatgatggtgatgatgatgataatgatgatggtgatgatggagatgctgatgatggtgatgatgaaggtgaagatcatggtgataatgatggtgataaagatggtgatgaagatggtgaaaatcatcttcatcatcttcatcaccatgaactggtggtgatgatgtgatgatggtgatgatgatgatggtggtggtgcgatgatgctgatgatgatgaagatgatggtgatgatggtggtggtggtacgatgatgctgatgatgatgaagatgatggtgatgatgatgatgaaggtaaAGATGatgctggtgatgatgatgaaggtaaagatgatggtgatgatgatgatggtggtggtaaCGATGATgctaatgatggtgatgatgatgaaggtaaagatgatggtgatgatgatgatgaagaaggtaaagatgatggtgatgaagatgatgatgaaggtaaAGATAatgctgatgaagatgatgatgaaggtaaagatgatggtgatgaagatggtgatgatgatgatgaagacgatggTGGAGGTAATGCTGATGGTGATgataaagatgaagatgatggtgatgatgatgaaggtaaagatgatggtgatgatgatgatgatgatgaaggtaaagatgatggtgatgaagatggtgaagatcatcttcaccatcttcaccaccatcgtcatcatcaagATGAAGACGATGGTGGTGGTAATGCTGATGGTGATGATAAAgatgaagacgatgatgatgatgacgatgatgcaGTCAGTCTCCTGTGATCACCAGTACAAAAGTCTTTGCCATGGACCGACATGTTTCTTTGTCTCCGGGTAAATGTCCTGCTTGGTTTCTTCAGACAAACCTGCTAATATGTCGTTTGTCCCTCACCAGACACCGTCCCTTTCTCCACCACCAAGGTGTCCAtttcctgtgagctgtgaggaTAAAGACCATGAAAGTCTGACACCATGTGAGTGATAGGAAGATGCTTTGATTCAACGCTCCAATACaataaaagatttttaaaaataaaattcatagTAATAATTACAAAAATTCTAATCTAAAACTCATGGTATTTcatgtgcaaataaaatgagatcaaattaaatatttattattagatatttattagaaatgttgacattttcaaatgataactttaatctgatttttaaagtgattactaaataatattttcctttccatttcaaagctttttaatgttgtgatttaaatatatcAGGAGCTTCTTTAGTTTTCCAGTGTATTTAAAACATAGATTGTCATTccatataaaaacaactttttttaaatgtaaatcaaaaaaTCAAAGAATCTTTTTACATCTATAATTGAACTATTACATATTTTAGTCACTGATGAAGGACTCGGGCTCAGAGTCACCTGTTGTGACCGTTTTCTTTATCATGATTAAGTTGTAATGATATTTGACGGctaaatttattattatttaaaactttACAATGTAATTGTTGGTTCATAATTCAGTGCAAACCGACTTATTTCAtgcattatatttatttgtctaGTTGCACATTTTCTGGATTATAAAGATTAAAGCAACTAAATGTCAGTACAATACAGTAAagacctttttttaattactctGCTTATTTTCTTTTGCATATTCAACCACGCCAGTATTTTCCAAATGTAACAAAGGGTTTGACTTTTGTTTAAATGCCGTGGCTGCTTTgatactgaaatgtgtgtttttaacattttgtgatagaataaatgtttgtgaaatatgaaatgttgCCTTATGAATTTCTTTAAATggaatatatttgttttttttttaagccaaacAGAAACCAGTGTAACAAATAATCTACAGTtctttatgaataaaaacaaatatgaggTCAATTAACTCAACATGTGAAATTCCATACATTtctctttattgtcattattataataGATATTAATCAACATTATGTTCTTAAGATAAaagcaaatgcacacaaacGTCTCTTGGTTTCTATAGAAAACAGATATGAACATGAGAATGATTAGAGGCACATGTTCAGAGAAATTAAAGTGCAGCATCAGCAAATATTCTGCATCATGTCGTGTTGTGTTCGTGTCTGCATCAGTTCTTTCTCATCATCAGATGAAATAAAAGCTTCGGAAACCTCCTCAGTAATCTTTTCAAAGCTCGAGTGTAAAATCCGTGTGAAGATTTGATAAAATTCAAGGTGTTTTCTCAGTAAAATGTTACATACACAAGCTGCTGGACGACAACTTAACAACTTAAGTTTCAATAAAAGTGAGAAGGAAGTCAAATGAAGCTGATCGACAAAATATTCTAACTCCGAGTGTCAAGACAACAGGTCAGCAACTTTTTCA
The DNA window shown above is from Solea senegalensis isolate Sse05_10M linkage group LG5, IFAPA_SoseM_1, whole genome shotgun sequence and carries:
- the lrrc2 gene encoding leucine-rich repeat-containing protein 2, whose protein sequence is MGLEKKLDVPVYELSLIRGMWETRAKKYRQKQKKEQERIEKSALARIDQEWQYRIYCKTLSSKERNLLHQYLERSTLTNKQLCTSEYITEPEQQQNHNVQQDHQDNQDQGKLHFQLEGDHWTDFPKELQWMTYLKEWHVRGTKIRHLPEYLALFTQLTVLDMPKNAIAQLPPEIGKLTGLKELNVSYNRLFKVPPELGNCENLERLELAGNFNLSELPFELSSLKRLTHLDIAENRFVSIPICALRMSSLQQLDLSNNSLTDLPQDMDRLEQLVTLFVHKNQLSYLPHCLTNISTLKMIVVSGDELTCIPTKLCRNPEIKFIRLCDNRANSEKKKKKEKSKRRRWRAPAEEEEVKDSREKECIQAYIDTLTDRDTVPFSTTKVSISCEL